The Candidatus Zixiibacteriota bacterium genome includes a window with the following:
- a CDS encoding TonB-dependent receptor — protein sequence MRIIAFYILSFILILSTRVSSAELTGRVLNERTGTPIEDANVTVIETSRTVPTDHRGVYIIDKLDPGDYHVVVSHINYDHSDTLSVTVAALVTLDVELTPAPWVINDVVVTGTRSPHLLKEVPVQTEVIGRHDFERSGARSIDEALTSAIGIQINEDLSGQGATIRGIEGERVLVLIDGERVVGRVNGSLDLGQYSLTNVEKIEVVKGTGSTLYGSDAMGGVVNIITRKPQLARTNLNLYGDFGTHKGYNPSIAFEHGSDDFGLSVDAKLYHTDGFDLEPSTPHTNGVEKTTRFNLNSQARKVFSPKWSMTAAARFMRERKDWIEYEEIDELNKYSYDDVEINKRYEGSVAFNYLSGDNYSMNMRLFGTYYDHDFDKYYEQYWVDTSHTEDLFWEASYTSNYTLGQGHVATYGINYNYQDLRSPSLVDDTKADQTWAAYIQYEHTPFRRLTVLPGIRYEHHSSYGGHVNPSINIMYQASDQFKLRGFVGRGFRAPSIKQQYYVFDHLAAGYVVYGGLVPLPEELDFGGGNYQPLRQETSINSSISAEFSYGTIGLHRITYFYNDLKDLIEFQLIGFTPEYDRGVYIYQNVEAAVTQGIEWESRIRLTDGLEFSFSYDYLHTRDMVNHRELINRPAHTFKFNVSGFNKRTGIGASFWGDHHSSKLWNARSNTGGNEGDPDEYAPARTRLNANVYRRFGEGLELFARVENILDETEYEYGYWPGRELFVGFKYDFGNN from the coding sequence ATGAGAATTATAGCCTTCTACATATTATCATTTATTTTGATCCTGTCCACGCGGGTAAGTTCGGCCGAACTTACCGGGCGCGTCCTGAACGAACGCACCGGCACCCCGATCGAGGACGCCAACGTGACCGTTATCGAAACCAGTCGCACTGTTCCGACCGATCATCGCGGCGTCTATATCATCGACAAACTCGATCCCGGCGACTACCATGTGGTGGTTTCGCATATCAATTACGATCACTCCGACACGCTCAGCGTAACGGTGGCTGCCCTCGTCACACTCGACGTCGAACTTACTCCGGCCCCCTGGGTCATCAACGATGTCGTGGTGACCGGCACCCGCTCGCCGCACCTGTTAAAGGAAGTGCCGGTACAAACGGAAGTTATCGGCCGTCATGATTTCGAGCGATCCGGGGCCAGGTCGATCGACGAGGCGTTAACCTCGGCGATAGGAATCCAGATCAACGAGGATCTCTCGGGGCAGGGCGCCACCATTCGCGGCATCGAGGGGGAACGGGTGCTGGTGCTGATCGACGGTGAACGCGTGGTGGGGCGGGTCAACGGCTCGCTCGATCTCGGTCAGTACTCGTTGACCAACGTCGAGAAGATCGAGGTTGTCAAAGGAACCGGCTCAACTCTCTACGGCTCCGACGCCATGGGGGGAGTAGTCAACATTATCACTCGCAAGCCACAACTGGCACGCACGAATCTCAACCTGTACGGTGATTTCGGAACCCACAAGGGTTATAATCCGTCAATCGCTTTCGAACACGGTAGCGATGATTTCGGTTTATCGGTCGATGCCAAGCTCTACCATACCGACGGTTTCGATCTCGAACCGAGCACGCCGCACACCAACGGCGTCGAAAAGACCACGCGGTTCAATCTGAACAGTCAGGCCCGTAAAGTATTCTCACCCAAATGGAGTATGACCGCCGCTGCTCGTTTCATGCGCGAGCGCAAGGACTGGATCGAATACGAAGAGATCGACGAGTTAAACAAATACAGCTACGACGATGTCGAGATCAACAAGCGTTACGAGGGATCGGTTGCCTTCAATTATCTCTCGGGAGATAATTATTCGATGAACATGCGCCTCTTCGGCACTTATTACGATCACGATTTCGATAAGTATTACGAGCAATACTGGGTAGATACCTCGCACACCGAGGATCTCTTCTGGGAGGCTTCTTACACCTCAAATTATACTCTCGGTCAGGGACATGTCGCCACCTACGGTATCAACTACAACTACCAGGATTTACGGTCGCCGTCGCTGGTAGACGACACCAAAGCCGATCAGACTTGGGCCGCTTATATACAATACGAACACACGCCGTTCCGCCGTCTGACGGTCCTTCCCGGCATTCGCTACGAACATCACAGCTCATACGGCGGCCATGTCAATCCATCGATCAACATCATGTATCAAGCCTCGGATCAATTCAAGCTGCGCGGTTTCGTGGGGCGCGGTTTCCGGGCTCCCTCGATCAAACAGCAGTATTACGTGTTCGATCATCTCGCTGCCGGTTACGTGGTTTACGGCGGACTGGTACCGTTGCCCGAAGAACTGGATTTCGGCGGCGGCAATTACCAGCCGTTGCGCCAGGAAACTTCGATCAACTCCTCGATTTCGGCCGAGTTTTCCTACGGCACGATCGGTCTTCACCGCATTACCTATTTCTATAACGATCTGAAAGACCTGATCGAGTTCCAACTGATCGGCTTTACGCCGGAGTATGACCGAGGGGTATACATCTACCAAAACGTCGAAGCGGCCGTCACCCAGGGGATCGAATGGGAATCACGCATTCGCCTGACCGACGGACTCGAATTTTCATTCTCGTACGATTACCTGCATACGCGGGATATGGTGAACCATCGCGAGTTGATCAACCGTCCGGCGCACACGTTCAAGTTCAACGTTTCCGGCTTCAACAAACGAACCGGGATCGGGGCCTCGTTCTGGGGCGACCATCATTCTTCCAAGCTCTGGAACGCCCGCTCCAATACGGGCGGCAACGAAGGCGATCCGGACGAATACGCTCCGGCGCGAACCCGCCTGAACGCAAACGTTTATCGACGGTTCGGCGAGGGCCTCGAGCTGTTCGCCCGCGTTGAAAATATCCTCGATGAAACTGAATACGAATACGGCTATTGGCCGGGACGGGAGCTGTTTGTCGGCTTCAAATACGACTTCGGCAATAATTGA
- a CDS encoding M55 family metallopeptidase translates to MREYKQLLRLLVIGLGLILVVGCSGADNQSGQPLKQTCTVSADTDNLVKILLIYDMEGVAGQNILTSIDFPRPEYFDARELLTTDVNAVIDGLVTGGADSIFVVDGHGSFNPEPDILLDKMDSRAQMLFKKEKFHPYVDLLDENSYDAVVAVAMHSRTGGGGFAEHTVNLGTNWILNGMPVNESEIVAYSWGRKGIPLIFVSGDDKLAEQLNWMDWLEYVTVKEAHGIDDALLYPVEEVHARMKEAAERAVRNRQKAKAVRLTEPITATLQVKPPADLSLLANVPGVDYRDQSVTFVAEDFQAAYDGMRGLMTVAQYGLYDIAAGILFAQGQESFTAFKDGVFEAWRKGVQEPPDQSGTDPETETDSGEQLYFGSR, encoded by the coding sequence TTGAGAGAATACAAACAGCTCCTGCGATTGCTGGTAATCGGTCTTGGCCTGATTCTTGTCGTTGGTTGCTCCGGCGCCGACAATCAGTCCGGGCAGCCGCTGAAACAAACCTGCACGGTTTCGGCCGACACCGACAATCTCGTCAAGATTCTACTGATTTATGATATGGAAGGTGTTGCCGGTCAGAATATCCTGACCTCGATCGACTTCCCGCGCCCGGAGTATTTTGACGCGCGCGAGTTGCTGACCACCGACGTCAACGCGGTTATCGACGGTCTCGTCACCGGTGGAGCAGACTCGATTTTCGTTGTCGACGGACACGGCAGCTTCAATCCGGAACCGGATATCCTGCTCGACAAGATGGATTCGCGGGCACAGATGCTCTTCAAGAAGGAGAAGTTTCACCCTTACGTCGATTTGCTGGATGAAAACAGCTATGACGCCGTGGTCGCGGTAGCGATGCACTCCCGCACCGGCGGCGGCGGTTTCGCCGAACACACCGTTAATCTCGGGACCAATTGGATTCTCAACGGCATGCCGGTGAACGAATCGGAGATCGTAGCTTATTCATGGGGACGCAAAGGTATCCCGCTGATTTTCGTCTCCGGCGATGACAAACTCGCCGAACAACTAAACTGGATGGACTGGCTTGAATACGTAACGGTCAAGGAAGCTCACGGTATCGACGATGCTCTGCTCTACCCGGTCGAAGAGGTTCACGCACGGATGAAAGAAGCCGCGGAGCGTGCCGTACGTAACCGGCAAAAGGCTAAGGCTGTCCGTCTGACCGAACCGATCACGGCCACCCTGCAGGTAAAACCCCCGGCCGATCTATCGCTGTTGGCCAATGTGCCGGGAGTCGACTATCGGGATCAGTCGGTGACGTTCGTTGCCGAGGATTTCCAAGCCGCCTACGACGGTATGCGCGGTCTGATGACCGTCGCCCAATACGGGCTGTACGATATCGCCGCCGGAATCCTGTTTGCTCAGGGACAGGAATCGTTCACGGCCTTCAAAGACGGCGTCTTCGAGGCCTGGCGCAAAGGAGTTCAGGAACCGCCGGACCAATCCGGGACAGACCCCGAGACGGAAACCGACTCCGGTGAACAACTCTATTTCGGATCACGATAG
- a CDS encoding APC family permease translates to MNKDKKQIGFWGAAAIGIGGMVGGGIFAVLGLSVQLAHGGAPIAFALGGIVALLTAYSYSRLSVTFPSQGGTVTFLDRAFGPTIPVGAMNILLWLSYIVMLSLYASAFGSYGAAFASQSSHVLVKHILIVAGVVLISGLNLMSAEVIGKAETWIVGIKITILLFFIAVGISQVQVAQISPSAWAPPVQIIAGGMIIFLAYEGFELIANTADDVKNPHRLLPRAFMFSVLFVIFLYILIAAVATGTLSVDKIVAAQDYALAVAAEPTLGKAGFILIACAALLSTSSAMNATFYGAARLSYIIAKEGELPEVLEKKVWNRPAEGLLITAAATLLVANLFDVSSISTMGSAGFLLIFAAVNAANLKLRKDTGSNLLVPISGVVSCLGALLVLLWQTYRTKPAELFTLAIMLGLSWLVEWLYRRFKRGALRFVHKPARKPPEPEAQS, encoded by the coding sequence ATGAACAAGGATAAGAAACAGATAGGTTTCTGGGGCGCAGCAGCTATCGGTATCGGCGGAATGGTCGGCGGTGGTATTTTCGCCGTTCTCGGACTGTCCGTACAACTTGCTCACGGCGGCGCACCGATCGCGTTTGCCCTCGGCGGCATCGTGGCTCTCCTGACAGCTTATTCTTACAGTCGTCTGTCGGTCACTTTCCCCAGTCAGGGCGGGACGGTAACGTTTCTGGATCGAGCGTTCGGTCCGACTATCCCCGTCGGCGCCATGAATATCCTTCTCTGGCTCTCCTACATTGTCATGCTCTCGCTCTACGCTTCGGCTTTCGGCAGCTACGGAGCGGCGTTTGCCTCGCAGTCCTCGCACGTATTGGTAAAACATATCCTGATCGTGGCAGGCGTGGTGCTGATCAGCGGTCTGAATCTGATGAGCGCGGAAGTGATCGGAAAAGCCGAGACCTGGATCGTCGGCATTAAGATCACCATCCTGCTGTTTTTCATCGCGGTCGGTATCTCACAGGTACAAGTGGCGCAGATAAGCCCATCGGCCTGGGCGCCGCCGGTACAAATTATCGCCGGCGGCATGATTATCTTTTTAGCTTATGAAGGCTTCGAACTGATTGCCAACACCGCCGACGATGTGAAAAATCCACATCGTCTTTTACCGCGAGCGTTCATGTTCTCGGTGCTGTTCGTCATTTTTCTTTACATTCTCATAGCGGCAGTTGCCACCGGGACTCTTTCGGTGGACAAAATCGTCGCAGCCCAGGACTATGCTTTGGCCGTGGCCGCCGAACCGACTCTGGGCAAAGCCGGCTTTATCCTGATCGCCTGCGCCGCATTGCTTTCGACCAGCTCGGCCATGAACGCCACTTTCTACGGAGCGGCGCGATTGAGCTACATCATCGCCAAAGAAGGTGAACTGCCGGAAGTGCTCGAAAAGAAAGTATGGAATCGACCGGCCGAAGGACTCTTGATCACGGCGGCGGCAACTCTTCTGGTAGCCAACTTGTTCGATGTCTCCAGCATTTCAACCATGGGCAGCGCCGGATTCCTGTTGATCTTCGCCGCGGTCAACGCTGCCAATCTGAAACTCCGCAAGGACACCGGCAGCAACCTTTTGGTTCCGATATCAGGTGTGGTCTCCTGCCTGGGAGCTTTACTCGTACTGCTCTGGCAGACTTATCGAACCAAACCGGCGGAGCTGTTTACCCTGGCGATCATGCTTGGACTATCCTGGCTGGTTGAATGGCTTTATCGTCGCTTCAAACGCGGCGCCCTCCGATTCGTTCACAAACCGGCGCGCAAACCACCGGAACCGGAAGCTCAGAGTTGA
- a CDS encoding ferritin family protein gives MSAVHHDTLMALTAGIQSEVASYVFYREAALKDIDNEVKDILTMLALEEKDHYMILERQYDALVRSEKWNTTTDALRKEGLPEVDEEMQEKHRELIDEVTATGNDIHKILLIALRLEEEACDLFDDAVQKVDSAEGKEMFRRLAKFEEGHARKINELIKKY, from the coding sequence ATGTCTGCTGTTCATCATGACACTCTTATGGCTCTGACTGCCGGTATCCAATCCGAGGTCGCCAGTTATGTATTCTATCGAGAGGCTGCCCTGAAAGACATCGACAATGAGGTTAAGGACATTCTCACCATGCTCGCTCTCGAAGAAAAAGACCATTACATGATTCTCGAACGGCAATACGACGCGTTGGTCCGTAGTGAAAAATGGAACACCACCACCGATGCTCTGCGTAAGGAAGGCCTCCCTGAGGTTGATGAGGAGATGCAGGAGAAACACCGCGAATTGATCGATGAAGTAACCGCGACAGGTAACGATATCCATAAAATACTGTTGATCGCTTTGCGCCTCGAAGAAGAAGCTTGCGATCTTTTCGATGATGCTGTTCAGAAGGTCGATTCTGCGGAAGGCAAAGAGATGTTTCGTCGTCTTGCCAAATTCGAAGAAGGCCACGCTCGTAAAATTAACGAGTTGATAAAGAAGTATTGA
- a CDS encoding RimK-like ATPgrasp N-terminal domain-containing protein: MKPTESSVEFLAEADRANHIARVDEREELINLGGNYDYLSRAYYVSRDLEHAGKPIRPNCRQMLDAYVPPLFLEKARLANVPIPEFYISNGFFEPPAIVDPINPFTLRGRVVMKPGRVKTISRSLTRNHTYAVCCQEIPPQARVIRFRAILGWTVSPSLREAAAMVWNVFSIPLATVRALKLEDGSVLLSDIAPLYLEDLKPREMHHLKERVKWVN; the protein is encoded by the coding sequence ATGAAACCAACAGAATCTTCGGTTGAGTTTCTCGCCGAGGCGGATCGCGCCAATCACATCGCACGGGTTGACGAACGTGAAGAGTTGATCAACCTCGGCGGAAACTATGACTATCTTAGCCGAGCATATTATGTCTCGCGAGATCTCGAACACGCCGGCAAACCGATTCGTCCCAACTGCCGTCAGATGCTCGATGCCTATGTTCCCCCTCTCTTCCTGGAAAAAGCACGTCTGGCAAACGTGCCTATCCCGGAATTTTATATCAGCAACGGTTTTTTTGAGCCACCGGCGATTGTTGATCCGATCAATCCTTTCACCCTGCGCGGCCGGGTCGTCATGAAGCCCGGACGGGTGAAGACTATCTCACGCTCGTTGACTCGCAATCACACTTACGCCGTCTGTTGTCAGGAAATTCCTCCACAGGCTCGGGTGATTCGCTTTCGAGCCATTCTCGGCTGGACCGTGTCGCCTTCATTGCGAGAGGCGGCAGCGATGGTCTGGAACGTATTTTCCATCCCGCTGGCGACCGTAAGAGCCCTGAAACTCGAGGATGGATCGGTTCTCCTCAGCGACATTGCACCGCTGTATCTGGAAGATCTTAAACCACGCGAGATGCACCATCTTAAGGAGCGGGTAAAATGGGTCAACTAG
- a CDS encoding GNAT family N-acetyltransferase/peptidase C39 family protein, which yields MSPHIKIRQASEHDLPFLLRLEEAAFSKDRFTHDQMEYLLTRSRATTFLLELSGQPAGAAIMLWRNNLRLARLYNIAIDPTIQSRGLGSKLLKACEREAVLRGCDRISLEVREDNTTGIRFYEKHGYTIERAMPDYYSDGMTGLKMARSLAPGKPLSLRLDVPYYAQTLDFTCGPACLMMTLKYFNPRLELTRALEMQLWKEATLIFMASGFGGTDGYGLSLAAFNRGLRGRIVMSMDTTPMLKSVRTQQKREVMRIVHRDMKRRARNAGLAISVYQYGIEEIISALHRGYLPIVMISTYRLTGDRVPHWVIVTGHDERNIYIHDPDIASYRKNRARARNIKIDKDEFLKMSRYGKEVYRCLLTLAQSSRPQAKPTPR from the coding sequence ATGAGTCCACACATTAAAATTCGCCAGGCTTCCGAACACGACCTGCCGTTTCTGCTCCGGCTCGAGGAAGCCGCTTTCAGTAAAGATCGCTTTACACACGATCAGATGGAGTACTTGCTGACCCGATCGCGGGCGACAACTTTCCTCCTGGAACTTTCGGGACAACCGGCCGGCGCCGCAATCATGCTCTGGCGCAACAACCTTCGCCTGGCGCGATTGTACAACATCGCCATCGATCCGACCATACAAAGTCGCGGATTGGGATCGAAACTGCTGAAAGCATGCGAACGTGAGGCGGTTTTACGCGGGTGCGACCGCATCTCCCTCGAAGTCCGCGAGGACAATACGACCGGAATTCGCTTTTACGAGAAACACGGCTACACGATTGAACGAGCCATGCCCGATTACTATTCGGACGGCATGACCGGTCTCAAAATGGCTCGATCCCTCGCTCCCGGCAAACCGCTCAGCCTGCGTCTCGATGTACCCTATTATGCCCAAACGCTGGATTTCACCTGCGGTCCGGCTTGCCTGATGATGACTCTCAAGTATTTCAATCCCAGGCTGGAACTGACGCGAGCGCTGGAGATGCAGCTCTGGAAAGAAGCGACTTTGATATTCATGGCTTCGGGATTCGGAGGAACGGACGGGTACGGTCTATCGCTGGCGGCATTCAATCGCGGCCTGAGAGGTCGTATCGTTATGTCGATGGACACGACGCCTATGCTCAAATCCGTTCGTACCCAGCAAAAACGTGAGGTCATGCGGATCGTGCATCGCGACATGAAACGGCGCGCACGCAACGCGGGACTGGCGATATCGGTTTATCAGTACGGGATCGAAGAGATCATTTCCGCCCTGCATCGAGGCTACCTGCCGATCGTTATGATCAGCACCTATCGTCTCACCGGCGACCGCGTGCCGCATTGGGTAATCGTTACCGGCCATGACGAACGGAATATCTATATCCATGATCCGGATATCGCGTCCTATCGCAAGAACCGGGCTCGGGCTCGAAATATCAAAATCGACAAGGATGAATTCCTGAAGATGAGTCGGTACGGCAAAGAGGTATATCGCTGTTTGCTGACCCTGGCTCAATCATCGCGACCGCAGGCCAAACCGACCCCCCGCTAA
- a CDS encoding RimK family alpha-L-glutamate ligase, with amino-acid sequence MGQLGIYVERYTISSSDEMNSLMRLSQIARKLGHRADFLFRPDMYKIPLYDAIYIRALTDPLNSAYVAARLAEMHGIRVIDDPESIRICCDKVNMYQHLLARKVPIPATRFIEREDIDTETAKKVLEELGVPVVLKAPNSSFSMYVEKAATPAELVAVAKRFARRAHRIVAQEYMPSSFDWRVGLLGGEPLYICQYTIPKKRWKILSYTAEGRTVYGPVKAVPINAAPNELIRTAREAARAVGDGLYGVDLKQFDDRFVVIEVNDNPTINAGDEDVMNGDLYEHLIHFLLDERGHHESTH; translated from the coding sequence ATGGGTCAACTAGGAATTTACGTTGAACGCTATACTATCTCCAGCTCCGATGAGATGAATTCTCTGATGCGTCTGAGTCAGATAGCGCGCAAGCTCGGGCACCGGGCCGATTTTCTTTTTCGTCCCGACATGTATAAAATACCATTGTACGATGCGATCTACATCCGGGCGCTGACCGATCCGCTCAACTCCGCTTATGTCGCAGCGCGTCTGGCGGAGATGCACGGTATTCGGGTAATCGACGATCCCGAATCGATCCGGATCTGCTGCGATAAAGTCAACATGTACCAGCACCTGCTGGCGCGCAAAGTGCCGATCCCGGCCACTCGTTTTATCGAGCGCGAAGATATCGACACGGAAACCGCGAAAAAAGTGCTCGAGGAACTGGGTGTTCCCGTGGTACTCAAGGCACCCAACAGCAGCTTCTCGATGTACGTGGAGAAAGCAGCCACACCCGCCGAACTGGTTGCGGTCGCGAAACGTTTCGCCCGCCGCGCTCATCGCATCGTAGCGCAGGAGTATATGCCTTCATCGTTCGACTGGAGGGTGGGTCTTCTCGGAGGAGAACCGCTTTATATCTGTCAATACACGATCCCGAAAAAACGCTGGAAGATTCTCAGCTATACGGCCGAGGGCCGCACGGTATACGGCCCGGTTAAGGCTGTTCCGATCAACGCCGCACCGAATGAGCTAATCCGAACCGCCAGGGAAGCGGCTCGAGCTGTAGGCGACGGTCTCTACGGCGTTGACTTGAAGCAATTCGATGATCGTTTCGTTGTAATCGAGGTGAACGACAATCCTACCATCAACGCCGGTGATGAGGATGTGATGAACGGCGACCTGTACGAGCACCTGATTCATTTCCTCCTCGACGAGCGAGGACACCATGAGTCCACACATTAA
- the alr gene encoding alanine racemase, whose product MMKQRHLSWIELSRDALNSNIAALERLARGRTLAVAVKANAYGHGLAEIASLLQENPAVGALSVHSVDEAIGVRAAGWDRTVMVLGPTDISQIEAVFEHDLQPTVFEKTFLSTLGKAADKRRQSAFTHLKLETGTNRQGITAAEMPDFARIYHEHKYLERPYGAGMHFANIEDTTNHEYARYQLKQFQALLKEMARLGIKPKICHTASSAAMILFEKTLFDLVRPGIAVYGHWPSKETYLSYRLEGNDNDLFHPVLTWKTRITQLKKVPPDSFVGYGCTYRTTSTTRLAILPVGYYDGYARSLSNTAYVLIRGRRAPVRGRVCMNLMMVDVTDIKGVKVGDEVTLIGRDGSEVLTAEQLGAWADSINYEILARLSPLIPRIIR is encoded by the coding sequence ATGATGAAACAAAGACATCTTAGCTGGATTGAACTGTCGCGCGACGCCCTGAACAGCAATATCGCCGCACTGGAACGTCTTGCGCGGGGACGAACACTGGCCGTGGCAGTTAAAGCCAATGCCTATGGTCACGGTCTGGCTGAAATCGCTTCATTGTTGCAGGAAAACCCGGCAGTGGGAGCGCTTTCGGTCCATTCTGTCGATGAGGCAATCGGTGTCCGTGCTGCCGGTTGGGACCGCACGGTGATGGTGCTCGGTCCGACCGATATTAGTCAAATAGAGGCGGTTTTCGAGCATGACCTCCAACCAACGGTTTTTGAAAAGACCTTCTTAAGCACTCTTGGCAAAGCGGCCGATAAACGCCGCCAGTCGGCTTTTACTCATCTCAAACTCGAGACCGGCACCAACCGTCAAGGTATAACCGCCGCTGAAATGCCGGATTTTGCCAGGATATACCACGAGCATAAATACCTGGAGCGGCCTTACGGCGCCGGGATGCATTTCGCCAATATCGAGGACACCACTAATCACGAATATGCTCGATACCAGTTGAAGCAATTTCAGGCGTTGCTCAAGGAAATGGCTCGGCTGGGAATCAAACCGAAGATCTGTCATACGGCGTCTTCGGCGGCAATGATTCTATTCGAAAAAACGCTGTTCGACCTGGTCCGACCCGGTATTGCCGTTTACGGTCATTGGCCCTCAAAAGAAACCTACCTGTCGTATCGCCTCGAAGGCAACGACAATGACCTGTTCCATCCGGTGCTGACCTGGAAGACGCGTATCACTCAGTTGAAAAAGGTGCCGCCGGATTCGTTCGTCGGTTATGGCTGTACTTATCGCACCACCTCGACTACCCGTTTGGCGATTCTCCCGGTCGGTTATTACGACGGTTATGCCCGCTCACTTTCCAACACCGCTTATGTGTTAATCCGCGGTCGTCGCGCCCCGGTGCGCGGGAGAGTTTGTATGAATTTGATGATGGTCGACGTGACTGACATCAAGGGTGTGAAGGTGGGGGATGAGGTAACCCTGATCGGTCGTGACGGCTCCGAAGTCCTGACAGCCGAACAACTCGGCGCCTGGGCCGACAGCATCAACTATGAGATTCTTGCTCGGTTATCCCCGCTGATTCCGCGCATTATCAGGTAA
- a CDS encoding HmuY family protein has translation MTRVLTTFLLMFTLLLWVGCSDDDDDNPVSPDNSSQQTESFTVDASSYSNFAYFSFTSGDTVALAKPAATGWDIAFRREVIKLNGGSSTTNGGDALGVDLGEVTYDDVTIADTAGAEWVEDAIDYFIDEWYTYNPITHSLAANKYVYSMIDAEEDNYLKFRVDSIVDPGMPPDMGTVWISYFYQSVALSTNLDGPIQTASIPIGSGTGYFDFSSGGVVTPADPSTSTDWDIAFHSYDLMQNSGPNGPGDCAAFLAWGELDDPTDIEGFMSQPSSAPMFPDIPSSALTDWYNYDGNTHRLTSKGHVYLVKTAGAVYKIEILSYYTNVSGTPVSGHYTFQWEQL, from the coding sequence ATGACACGCGTACTGACGACCTTTCTGTTGATGTTCACCCTTCTCTTGTGGGTGGGTTGCTCCGATGACGACGACGACAATCCGGTCAGCCCGGATAACAGTTCACAACAAACCGAGTCGTTTACGGTCGATGCCTCATCCTACAGTAATTTCGCCTATTTCTCGTTCACTTCGGGCGATACCGTCGCGCTCGCCAAACCGGCAGCGACAGGCTGGGATATTGCCTTTCGCCGCGAGGTAATCAAGCTGAACGGCGGCAGTTCCACCACCAACGGCGGCGACGCCCTCGGAGTCGATCTCGGCGAAGTAACCTACGATGATGTGACTATTGCCGATACCGCCGGTGCCGAATGGGTCGAGGATGCTATCGACTATTTCATCGACGAATGGTACACCTATAATCCGATCACTCATTCTCTGGCGGCCAACAAATACGTCTATTCCATGATCGACGCCGAAGAGGACAATTATTTGAAGTTCCGGGTTGATTCAATTGTCGATCCCGGCATGCCGCCCGATATGGGCACAGTCTGGATAAGTTATTTCTATCAATCCGTCGCTCTCAGCACTAACCTGGACGGCCCTATCCAGACGGCTTCGATCCCGATCGGTTCCGGCACCGGCTATTTCGATTTCTCCAGCGGCGGAGTCGTAACCCCGGCTGATCCCTCCACTTCGACCGACTGGGATATCGCCTTCCACAGCTACGACCTGATGCAGAACAGCGGCCCGAACGGCCCCGGCGATTGCGCAGCTTTCCTGGCCTGGGGTGAGTTGGACGATCCTACCGACATTGAAGGTTTCATGTCGCAGCCGTCTTCGGCTCCGATGTTTCCCGATATTCCGAGTTCGGCGCTGACCGACTGGTACAACTACGACGGCAACACTCATCGCCTTACCTCAAAGGGACATGTATACCTGGTTAAAACCGCCGGCGCAGTTTACAAGATTGAGATCTTGAGCTACTACACCAACGTTTCCGGTACGCCGGTCTCGGGGCATTATACCTTCCAATGGGAGCAGCTCTAA
- a CDS encoding globin, which produces MPVNADIIAETLPQIMADQPRFRELYYSLLKEVSPETHDRLDDNDRLMISTMFYVCIEAFLMLYDKPEMLEEELFTINNKYGNVGMLPEVQLYLKETLLQTLEQFFGKDWTRDHEAAWDETIGMLYAIITSTDENTVRYLLPITDRRL; this is translated from the coding sequence TTGCCAGTAAACGCTGATATCATCGCCGAAACTTTGCCTCAAATCATGGCCGATCAACCAAGATTTCGTGAGTTGTACTATAGCCTTCTTAAAGAAGTCAGCCCCGAAACTCACGACCGGCTCGATGACAACGATCGGTTGATGATATCGACCATGTTCTACGTCTGTATTGAGGCTTTTTTAATGTTATACGATAAACCGGAAATGCTCGAAGAAGAGCTGTTCACGATTAACAATAAATATGGGAATGTGGGGATGCTCCCCGAGGTACAACTATACCTCAAAGAAACCCTGCTACAGACACTGGAGCAGTTTTTCGGTAAGGATTGGACACGCGATCACGAAGCAGCCTGGGATGAAACGATTGGCATGCTTTACGCAATCATCACCAGCACCGATGAAAACACGGTCCGTTACTTGTTACCGATAACGGACCGCCGTCTTTAG